The DNA window GACCCACAGCGATCCCTGGAAAACACGAAGAACAACACATTGAGCTCACTTTGTACACGCTATCTAGATATCTATTGCTATGAATTTATATACAATTTCTATACCGGGAAGAATGATAACAGATTCCTCTTTGGCCAGCTTGAAACAGAAGTCGATATCATCACTAATATCTTTCATAACCGAAAGATTCAGCTTCACCTACAATGTTCAAAACACAATCAGAAAAGTGAACACGATGAATACGGATTTTAACGCGTTGCAGCTGCATTACAGTACTCACCATGAAAGCCATTGCTCCTTTAGGTTTTGTTGGACAAGTAATGCCATTGATGTCTTCAATCTTTTGGTAACATATATCAGAAGTCTGCTTGAGTATGTTAATTGTTTTCTTGAAGAAAACTTCTTGTGTTTGCTCAACAATATCAGGAACCGCAGCCTGTATGAATGTAGCCGGACCTCCGTTTATGTCACAGTATTTCTTGATGCGTTCCACAAACTGTGAAAAAATGCACCAATCAGTAACTTGGTATAAATCATTCAATATTTATTGACCAAATTAATATCCTAGATCTAGACCAAACTAACATCATTAATCACATTCTTAATCAGACAAAGGCTTTGGCCTAATTATCTAGTTTAGTAAATGTATGGCATATGGCATATATCAAAGAAGAAAACATACTTTTGGGCTCATCAAACTGCCATCAGGGTCATTGATGACCAACCAACCAAGGCGCCAACCAGGAACCAGCCATCTCTTGGACAAAGATCCGAGCGTCAACACCGGGGCGATTGACCCGAATATTCCCATCGGAACAAAAGGGTTAGCCCCGAAAGCCAGATGGCCATAGACCTCATCAGCTATCACCACTATACCGAGCCTCTTCGCCGTCTCAGCAATCTGATTCAAGTTCATAATTTAGATCAAACTCTAATTTCAGATCAACTAAAACAAACCAAATAGTGTAtgttatgtatatatatctATCAACCTTCTTTAGGTGCTGGTGTGAGTAGACGTTTCCACATGGATTCCCTGGATTGATGATCACCATTGCAACGGTATTGTGGTCTGCCAAATCTGCTACTGCGTCGAGATCGACCTCCCATCCCTTCTCGGGGTGGAGATCGAAGTAGCGGACTTCGATATTCCTGAACGAGGCGCAAAGACCGTAAATCGGAAAACACGGCCTCGGGAGCAGGATATTAGCACCGGGGCGAGCCAAAACCGACAATGCTATCTCAATCGCTTGCGTGCAACCGGCAGTGACATACACGGATTCCGCCGCTAGGTTGTAGGGGAGATCCCGTGACAAGTACCCCGCGATTGCCCTGTTTTGGAGAGGCGATCGATGCATCAGATTAGAGTGTGACTTTTTCGCAAACACGTAGAGCGCGCAAATTAAACACAAATTCATAAACAAGTGAGCAGTCATCTAGAATCATCATCCGTAAAAAAAGGAATAACGAATCACAAAGCGCAATTCAATATCCCGCCGAATTGCATGCCAATCAACACATCGATTGAAAAATCGAGGTCGCATTAGGTTCAAATACTCCGACTAATTCAATAATTCCGAGTTCATCGTCTAGATCCTTGCCTCCAAACGCAAAATTAAACCGAAATCGAAGAAATCTACTACTTTAAAATCTCAATTCACgatgaaaaaacaaaaacaagcaGAAGCTAGCAGAAGCAGcagtaagaagaagaagaaaattacTCTCTGGTTTGGGGAAGGCCAGCGGTGGGAGCGTAGCCGTTGAATTTGGCGGAGCGAAGAGCCTCGACAACACCTTCCTGAGCGGCATTACTAGCGTGGAAGCAGGAGTAGGCAGTGGGATCCCCAATCCCCAGCGAAATGACTCTCTTCCCGTTCTCCTTGGAATCCGTATTCGACATCAACAGGCCTAAAATCCCCTTGATGGTGATGGTAGTCGGCGCGTCGACCTCCTGCGATTGAGTCTGCAACTCCATTGCCGCAACCGAATCGCGAGATCTGAATCACAGCCGCTTCAAGGAGAGAGGGAAAGAGCGGTTATTAGAGAGAAGatattgtttttgttttgagccGTTTTGTTTGAGCATTTGGGTTCACAATTTAAAGGAGAGAGACGGTGTTCTTCTGCTTCTCCACAATTTGCATGAAAATGCCTCCAAAATACTAATACTAAAACACGTGGTCTTTCCACAATAAAACTCCGCGTTCacacatattattattattattattattattattattattattattattattattattattattattattattttagttttataattcaTTTCACACAGAATATTTATGTAATTgtaattccttttttttttactttaactCTTTAATCTCATTGGTTTTAATAAATTTCATAATGATAATTGAGTTTAACATGATTATGGAAATCCAAGTTGCATGGCTATTTACTCAAAAGTGGCATTTTAGGATCACcttgattgataaaatgttAGGTTATTTCTAGTGTTgcctttttttatatttaaaagtaACTTGCTATATATGGCTTCATAATGAAATCGTGAACAATGTCAGCTGTTTGAATTTGTTTTGAATATTATGTTTATGGGAGAATGGTAGGTGGAAATTTGTGCCATGGCTTGAATAGTTTTGGTCAAGCAGTTCCAACCCAAAATTAATTGACGAAAATATATTGTGAATCAATACAAAAGTGTCACCCACGCAACTATTTAAGAAAATactacaaaagaaaaagaaaaagaaaaagaaaaagaaaaagtaaaaaaacatGCAAGAAACTTCctagtaaaaataattttaaaacgaCAAAAGAAATTTACACGCTTTTGAGTAGCGCGTATGCGGCCAcgtttaaattaatatttaatagtactatattagtTAGGGTCTTAGGGAGGaataagggtgtccactatagtgtggacacgcccaatagccccgccccaattttttgtccatagccccaattttttgtccatagccccaaaattctatttccgccactatagtgcacaactccaatagccccaaaattttataatcaactttcattttataatatatcaggtaattattaacaaatttatcgggctctAATTAGTGGATTAAGAAAGgccgactatacgaattaaaaataaaaataaaaataaaaataaaaataaaaataaaaataaaaataaaaataaaaataaaaataaaaataaaaataaaaataaaaataaaaatacaatacaaattaaaattagaattacacactaaatttaaattaaaattaaaatcacacactacattgAATCTAATACAAATTACTACCAAGTTTACACAACgccaccacctcccctacgtgcccacacttcttcaatcaaatcggcctgcagtgtgttatgtgatgtggtcctgcgcatatcagcgaagcgttggatcaaatattcattgctccgtggtatgcccatctggatcggcgcggaggcgacaccgtgacttgtacttgcaccctcttccggcgcccatcgctctgccgcaaatccttcatcttctatgatcatattatgcaatatgatacaggctaacataatatttgcgacatcatcttcgtgccaagcTCGTGCCGGACATCGTATAatagcccaccgcgattggaggacaccaaaagctcgtggtgagcaccgacgtggtctcgtgggattgtccgccgatgagtaatggtgcgagggatcggatcctccgcatcctccgcctcctccgccaaacgggccgctacatcctgttgcacctgttgaatcagagcattccagttgtctctccacaaattgttcattttcgaccccaaattgtagtgagagaaatttgtatagatgttgtgtttgaatggtgtgaaaataatgaatggagtggggtgtatttataggtgaattgaaatgtaaaaaaaaaaaattcgcgcGCAATAGCCGCGGCTTCATCCTCgtgccactataggcgccgcgcctataggcgcggctatagctccatcgccgcgtcctcgccccgcacgcggctatcccgcgtccgccgcctccctcccccctcgccgcgtccacctccggggcggacaactccgccactataaggcgccccgcttccgccccgcttccgccccaaacgcggctatagccgcgggcgtgttatagtggacgctctaagaAACACAAacgaaattcatattttattgtaatatgatttttaatagtagtaatattttattgtaaaagaatataatttccaactttGTTTGCGTGTAAAAAGGTTGCGAAATTTTTAGGGGCGGCTCcgtaataaattaaagatactCCACTTTGTCACATAATGtatgataaaataaatgaatataagtATATAACCGGGGCCACTTTTAGGGTTTATgtaaatttaaaagaaattatTTTGTGGATAAATTATTAAGTACACCCTAAATAAAGTAGTATTAAGGTTATTGGTCCAACCTAATAATTTTAACGTTTTATGAATGACATTGTAATGTAGGGTTCGGAAGTAAAAGCACTCCTAAATCGTACGTTTATGTTTTATGTAATTTGATATCAATACTaacatttataataataaaaaaaaatatagatctCTTACGCTCATAAATTGATACAAAAATGTCCACTTGCCAAAAAATCTGTTTAATTTTCAATGTACTACTATATGTTAGAGATCAAACTGCACAAATTATGAGTATTAGAaatctatttattttatatattaattaggaGTACTTTTGCTAATTTAACGCTATACAAATAATTTACACAGTATTTAATAGTAGATCTCAACTAAATAATAAAGTCCTCAAAATGATCGTGCACGTACTTCACAAATCATAACTGAATACGTGTATGATTTAggtgaaaaaattaaaattttataaattgctATGAATCCCAAGAATATCACATGTTTTACTAGCTACGCACAGCTGGTggcataaggccatccacaataggaatagcccagcaatagctcagccatagcccagccactgccacatcatcagcactaaaaatcctcctgccacatcatcaaaacaagcaaatagcccagcaatagccaagtcatagcccagccacatactatccacatcattattaacaaatatatacaaaatgaaataattaaaaatcacacaatatacggaattaaatttacgacacaaaaacgagaaaattcactaatattaataaaatataaaaagtacattaattaaaaaaattacataattaaaaaaaactaatggtggtcaatcctccgtgcccataactcttcaattaaatccttttggagtcgaatatgagccgccGTTTGGCGCACGTCGGCGTGTGCTTGtaagaggccggcttcatcgtgaggtaccccactccgtacgttgggggcggccacgccgtggcttggaccggcttcattatcgtcgttgacccaattggtcaattcgccaccttcatcttcgacaatcatgttgtgcatgataatacatgcgtacatgatatcagcaatgcattggacatcccacaaacgcgttggacccttaattgccgcccatcgagactggagcacaccaaatgcgcgctccacgtccttgcgcgccgactcctgccgtgccgcaaagtaggccttcttcgcatctcctgggcatcagatcgtcttcacaaagacgggccacctagggtatatcccatccgccaagtagtagcccatatcatgttggttgccgttggcgatgtggagatactcgtcccacatgtctgccgcgcctccgtaggccaactgccggattgccgcagtacacttttgaataggtgtgtggccgggtctgccagacgcatcgtgtctgaagcggaaatacagatatcgagactccaaagcgttgacaatacgcataaacaggttcctggtcatcctaaaacgacgcctgaaaaggttggcattgaaccgaggctcctgtgcgaagtagtcttcgtataggcgctgatgtgcagctacgtgatcccgatcaatcacactgcggcggtggaccactgggggaggtcgaggtatcgccggctgcaaggccctttccatccattggtttatcgcgttggtcgtataggcgtccaacacctcggccattcgacgttcgtactcctcagcatcccctccgctaccaccactactaccaccagcattactcattttgcgttgttgatcttgaacagaaattaagatagagagagtactcgttaaaacaagtcgtgcgaatgaaaatgacgaacaaagcgcgtatatatagtgtttcgaaaaaaaaattattttttcgcgctaggcggtgcgctgggcgatccggcgctgcaatagcgccgaacggaccgcccagccgaccgcccagcgccacataaccgcccagcgctgcgcggtttctctctccactcagccgctgggcggctgcaatagaccgcccagcgccggcgctcggctgggcggtcgctgggcgcctattgtggatggtctaacaGACAGTCTGGCTCATCTTTTTCAAATtgctattattatttttttactagaAAAAATTGTGTTTTGTAATCGGTGAATCCATCATATTTGGACAAAAGTGTATGCAATTAATTTAAACTCGTAAATCGTTCTCAATTTGATCACATCCAATTGTCTTGACCAAAATTGTGTTTTCATTTATGAGAATGTTATATTAATACGGGTGAAGTTCATATTTGTAACTGGTAATTACTAATTTTACGCTATTAATctatgttttgtatttttttaattagccTGCGTAATTTCACTAAAAATATACCGATATGATTGGATTCATAGGCTGTTAGAATATTGcatcaaaaaattaaatttaaatattgcatcaaaaaattaaatttaaatattgcatcaaaaaaataaatttagttcAATTGCGAAAGGCGTGGGAGAAAcacaaatatttaaaaagataataaaataaaataaaataaaacaaatgtaGTTCGTGaaactaaaataagaaaataaaaatagatacaCTTCGTGAATCACGGAATGAAAATCAACGTAACTaattttaattagaaaaaatatttgaaaaaagaCATGCTCATCGCAAGACTCATAGTCAAACAAGCACTTAAATATGATTATCATGTGTTAcacaaaaaatgaataataccaATTAGAATAATACGCTAAATGACTTAAATCTATAAATATTTCTACACTTTGATAATATCAATGTGACCGACTAAAATCTTTATATATGAAATTAGaccaactaaattaaataatgcgAATTAATTGTTTGAGATCGTGTAAATTTCATTATATAATGCAAGTTATCTCTAACTTCAAcgttattataaaaattatcgTAGTAGGCCTAAATAATTGAAATCGTACAACAACTTCCACTAGCACCAATAAGTAGTTATTTTCGAAATTTCATACATGcaaaaactaaaataatttattcGCCGAAAGCACTAACCACGTCATGCATTTATTTCCATTCACCATTTTTGTTGAAATCAAAAGAAATTGGAGCCTTAATTAATA is part of the Salvia splendens isolate huo1 chromosome 6, SspV2, whole genome shotgun sequence genome and encodes:
- the LOC121808555 gene encoding probable aminotransferase TAT2, coding for MELQTQSQEVDAPTTITIKGILGLLMSNTDSKENGKRVISLGIGDPTAYSCFHASNAAQEGVVEALRSAKFNGYAPTAGLPQTREAIAGYLSRDLPYNLAAESVYVTAGCTQAIEIALSVLARPGANILLPRPCFPIYGLCASFRNIEVRYFDLHPEKGWEVDLDAVADLADHNTVAMVIINPGNPCGNVYSHQHLKKIAETAKRLGIVVIADEVYGHLAFGANPFVPMGIFGSIAPVLTLGSLSKRWLVPGWRLGWLVINDPDGSLMSPKFVERIKKYCDINGGPATFIQAAVPDIVEQTQEVFFKKTINILKQTSDICYQKIEDINGITCPTKPKGAMAFMVKLNLSVMKDISDDIDFCFKLAKEESVIILPGIAVGLKNWIRITFAVDVPALEEAMERLKSFCERHSY